The following proteins are encoded in a genomic region of Corticium candelabrum chromosome 11, ooCorCand1.1, whole genome shotgun sequence:
- the LOC134186399 gene encoding uncharacterized protein LOC134186399: MDVSPTTSFFAALRRIALKLDKSSRDLRSKTEERTTSFRLREMQSDDARTLLKLGALLDEAQQLRCIMEKEVLESDGGEFPQFVTACGALHDQHAEDIEKLQVQLEKYGFQRTEDTKGIEAEAVAADTDVLDETEGDKNEGKENREASPSYSALKINLKRLNALRDMRKPQTVQEPGPSQSLDETAMNTSTAFHSPSHPGLDSVEVACRIAKDLDQKDDVVKTLEFTDSPLVSNKESIVHNISSTSSHRGDQTWTVSAPSYVLQQRMSNPDLKLTEAMSPVAPVRRKSEHSLNHSEQRNHHTRRLLPQPGISISNHAMYAGFTPPIPKSSHHARRSNKEKEHRPTSSQTSIVSNSLASLAALASELETSSSKQQERRKQGQIQRISSSPANLGGKALKQALQQIQAPMSSSNTGALASPSLQTLQSYQSMERHELKPVALVSGQSKGVSGGRNSPSYFEQLGKAKLEADLSMLQNSFTLSEHLDTSVTVNQPSPLKQIAQVSDDEYQTSAAYLKRQVPLSYLNDVISLINTHIATERQTMRVGYLSLSELQNELGLGSKATIIQLLLIKLHRIKRNGSCPTSEIMYSVC; this comes from the exons ATGGACGTCTCTCCAACGACTTCTTTCTTTGCAGCACTTCGACGTATAGCTCTAAAATTGGATAAGAGTTCACGTGACCTTCGCAGTAAGACAGAAGAGAGAACAACGTCATTCAGACTGAGAGAGATGCAAAGTGATGATGCAAGGACGCTTTTGAAACTGGGTGCGTTGTTGGATGAGGCTCAACAGCTAAGG TGTATTATGGAAAAAGAGGTTCTTGAGTCTGATGGAGGAGAGTTTCCTCAGTTTGTGACTGCATGTGGTGCTCTGCATGATCAACACGCTGAAGACATTGAGAAGCTACAGGTGCAGTTGGAGAAGTATGGATTCCAAAGGACAG AAGATACCAAAGGCATTGAGGCTGAGGCTGTGGCAGCAGATACAGACGTACTAGATGAGACTGAAGGAGACAAGAACGAGGGCAAAGAGAATCGAGAGGCTTCACCTAGTTACAGTGCCTTGAAAATTAATCTAAAGAGATTGAATGCTCTTCGAGACATGAGGAAACCACAGACTG TACAAGAGCCAGGACCAAGTCAAAGTTTAGATGAAACAGCAATGAACACGTCGACTGCCTTTCACTCTCCCTCTCATCCGGG TCTTGACTCTGTTGAGGTGGCATGCCGTATCGCAAAGGATTTAGACCAGAAAGATGATGTAGTGAAAACATTAGAGTTTACTGACTCTCCATTGGTGTCGAACAAAGAGAGCATTGTCCACAATATATCGTCAACAAGTTCACATCGTGGTGATCAAACATGGACTGTATCAGCACCATCATATGTATTACAGCAGAGAATGTCCAACCCAGACTTGAAGCTTACAGAAG ccaTGTCTCCTGTCGCTCCTGTGAGAAGGAAGTCTGAACATAGTCTCAATCACAGTGAACAGAGGAATCACCACACTAGACGGCTGCTTCCTCAACCTGGAATCAGTATCTCCAATCATGCAATGTATGCTGGATTTACCCCACCAATCCCTAAGTCTTCTCATCATGCCCGAAGATCAAATAAAGAAAAGGAACATCGTCCGACGTCTTCACAGACTTCCATTGTGTCTAATTCACTTGCATCACTAGCAGCACTCGCTTCTGAATTAGAGACATCATCATCCAAACAGCAAGAACGACGTAAACAAGGTCAGATCCAACGTATTAGTTCATCACCTGCCAACCTTGGGGGGAAAGCACTAAAGCAAGCTCTTCAACAAATACAGGCACCTATGTCTAGTAGTAACACTGGGGCCCTGGCTAGTCCAAGTCTTCAGACATTGCAATCTTATCAGTCAATGGAAAGACATGAATTGAAACCTGTAGCATTGGTTTCTGGGCAGTCAAAAGGAGTTAGTGGTGGTAGAAACTCACCATCATATTTCGAGCAACTCGGAAAAGCAAAACTTGAAGCTGACTTGTCCATGCTTCAGAATAGCTTTACCTTGTCCGAACATTTAGACACCTCGGTTACGGTCAACCAGCCAAGCCCATTGAAACAGATAGCACAAGTTAGTGATGATGAATATCAAACATCGGCTGCATATCTCAAAAGACAAGTTCCTCTGTCGTATTTGAATGATGTCATTTCTCTGATTAATACCCACATTGCAACAGAACGACAGACAATGCGTGTTGGTTACCTGTCCCTGTCTGAGCTGCAAAATGAGTTGGGGTTGGGCTCTAAAGCAACTATTATTCAACTGCTGCTGATCAAACTTCATCGGATTAAACGAAATGGCAGCTGTCCAACGAGTGAAATTATGTATTCAGTGTGTTAA
- the LOC134186401 gene encoding uncharacterized protein LOC134186401 isoform X1 yields the protein MVNNMSVKDRVSQFEAMAEEDKKEAEKAASSPGKPPRFLYPGSKQKEDQVACSNMQLPLPVKPRTSLTGVDLDLEGVWNIRKNVSVAKSKLNQPVYPLTTGSYSRHGAVATKGQSTNSRHDDFSFSPSSVRDRRESVRFPDLAPRNGPSRTWKTPHQGVYSYSEAAKRRRASPTEETTESPPSAKRRVMGGLQSLGREFESKFAPKSTTDIKSNPERDKKLRYAQKMAAGHLRSAGLGEYTPKTSAYRRERDSNDNGYTAKWKLPRDDTDS from the exons ATGGTCAACAATATGTCTGTGAAAGATCGCGTGTCTCAGTTCGAAGCCATGGCAGAAGAGGATAAGAAAGAGGCGGAGAAAG CAGCTTCATCTCCAGGCAAGCCGCCTCGCTTTCTCTATCCTGGAAGTAAACAGAAGGAAGATCAGGTTGCTTGCAGCAACATGCAGCTACCGCTTCCGGTAAAACCTCGAACCTCGTTGACGG GTGTTGATCTCGATCTCGAAGGCGTCTGGAATATCCGAAAAAATGTGTCTGTAGCCAAGTCGAAGTTGAATCAACCTGTTTATCCTCTGACGACTGGATCTTATAGCCGTCACGGGGCCGTTGCTACGAAAG GGCAATCTACTAATAGTCGTCACGATGATTTCTCTTTCTCGCCATCATCAGTCAGAG atcGTCGTGAGAGTGTGCGATTTCCAGATCTTGCTCCACGGAATGGACCCTCTCGTACGTGGAAGACGCCGCATCAAGGTGTTTATTCTTACTCAGAGGCCGCCAAGAGACGGCGAGCTTCGCCGACAGAAGAAACAACAGAGTCGCCTCCTTCAGCAAAAAGAAGAGTAATGGGCGGCTTGCAGAGTTTAGGTCGAGAATTTGAATCGAAATTTGCACCCAAATCTACAACAGATATCAAAA GCAATCCTGAACGAGACAAAAAGTTGAGATATGCGCAAAAGATGGCTGCTGGTCATTTGAGGTCTGCAGGTCTGGGAGAATACACACCAAAGACATCAGCATACAGAAGGGAAAGAGACAGTAATGATAATGGTTATACAGCCAAATGGAAGCTTCCTAGAGATGATACAGACTCTTAG
- the LOC134186401 gene encoding uncharacterized protein LOC134186401 isoform X2, whose translation MVNNMSVKDRVSQFEAMAEEDKKEAEKASSPGKPPRFLYPGSKQKEDQVACSNMQLPLPVKPRTSLTGVDLDLEGVWNIRKNVSVAKSKLNQPVYPLTTGSYSRHGAVATKGQSTNSRHDDFSFSPSSVRDRRESVRFPDLAPRNGPSRTWKTPHQGVYSYSEAAKRRRASPTEETTESPPSAKRRVMGGLQSLGREFESKFAPKSTTDIKSNPERDKKLRYAQKMAAGHLRSAGLGEYTPKTSAYRRERDSNDNGYTAKWKLPRDDTDS comes from the exons ATGGTCAACAATATGTCTGTGAAAGATCGCGTGTCTCAGTTCGAAGCCATGGCAGAAGAGGATAAGAAAGAGGCGGAGAAAG CTTCATCTCCAGGCAAGCCGCCTCGCTTTCTCTATCCTGGAAGTAAACAGAAGGAAGATCAGGTTGCTTGCAGCAACATGCAGCTACCGCTTCCGGTAAAACCTCGAACCTCGTTGACGG GTGTTGATCTCGATCTCGAAGGCGTCTGGAATATCCGAAAAAATGTGTCTGTAGCCAAGTCGAAGTTGAATCAACCTGTTTATCCTCTGACGACTGGATCTTATAGCCGTCACGGGGCCGTTGCTACGAAAG GGCAATCTACTAATAGTCGTCACGATGATTTCTCTTTCTCGCCATCATCAGTCAGAG atcGTCGTGAGAGTGTGCGATTTCCAGATCTTGCTCCACGGAATGGACCCTCTCGTACGTGGAAGACGCCGCATCAAGGTGTTTATTCTTACTCAGAGGCCGCCAAGAGACGGCGAGCTTCGCCGACAGAAGAAACAACAGAGTCGCCTCCTTCAGCAAAAAGAAGAGTAATGGGCGGCTTGCAGAGTTTAGGTCGAGAATTTGAATCGAAATTTGCACCCAAATCTACAACAGATATCAAAA GCAATCCTGAACGAGACAAAAAGTTGAGATATGCGCAAAAGATGGCTGCTGGTCATTTGAGGTCTGCAGGTCTGGGAGAATACACACCAAAGACATCAGCATACAGAAGGGAAAGAGACAGTAATGATAATGGTTATACAGCCAAATGGAAGCTTCCTAGAGATGATACAGACTCTTAG
- the LOC134187309 gene encoding complement receptor type 2-like: MDFSFRACAFLFLVIIGTVAADQSWCGKPVGVECEYCTDDYRVKSKCSLCKCAVGYAQERKGRKLVCVLKKYRNGTVAAKWKGKLQCQKVDKNCSVDNITNLVNAQQHVKHGDSVRMQCADGHYQLYGEKMSRCLDGKFYPSIHVVRCQVVNCGLPARQSPNLKLFYTGSTLKHYLYGYGSTVSYRCVEGFTLVGKEARRCQANGTWEDKDPTCKRDCIVGNITNLIVAQQVVRHGKGIRMECADGHQLYGENQTRCLDGIFHPTIDNARCQVVHCGIPQRGSRRLRVIYTDSNNSLEQYSYGSTLTYRCIEGFTLIGRNRRQCQANGEWEGTKPHCQRDRSSNKKMCQPTADVLWKPVKTGRSISIANECPAGLAPLDDVTTWTCMRNGTWKRSPATVSCVLSCKEPLPTIRGARVIRSRNRGARFIQGDEVRYKCKKRFTQVGGNATRICSNGQWQGQDIICSKEELCKPVRPKNGYSTAISSLSSVPGEYRKGDIVLFDCNFGYRRIGSAEAVCVGPLWRFSDGVPRCKRAATDDMIALLN, translated from the exons ATGGATTTCTCCTTTCGTGCGTGTGCCTTCCTCTTCTTGGTAATCATTGGAACTG TTGCAGCCGATCAGTCCTGGTGTGGGAAGCCAGTTGGTGTGGAGTGTGAATACTGTACAGATGATTATCGAGTGAAGAGCAAGTGTTCTCTTTGTAAATGTGCTGTTGGGTATGCTCAAGAGAGGAAAGGAAGAAAACTAGTGTGTGTCTTGAAAAAGTACAGAAATGGCACTGTTGCAGCTAAATGGAAAGGCAAACTACAATGTCAAAAAG TGGATAAAAATTGCAGTGTGGACAACATAACGAATTTAGTAAATGCACAACAACATGTGAAACACGGAGACAGCGTCAGAATGCAATGTGCTGACGGTCACTATCAGTTGTATGGGGAGAAGATGAGTCGCTGTCTTGATGGTAAATTTTATCCAAGCATCCATGTCGTTCGTTGTCAAG ttgtaAATTGTGGTTTACCTGCTCGTCAATCACCGAATTTGAAATTATTCTACACGGGCAGTACCCTCAAACACTATCTATATGGCTATGGCTCAACAGTATCATACAGGTGCGTTGAAGGTTTTACTTTGGTTGGAAAAGAAGCGCGTCGATGTCAAGCCAATGGCACATGGGAAGACAAAGATCCTACTTGTAAAAGAGATTGCATCGTTGGTAACATCACTAATTTGATTGTTGCACAACAAGTTGTAAGACATGGAAAGGGCATTCGAATGGAATGTGCTGACGGTCATCAACTGTATGGCGAGAACCAAACGCGTTGTCTTGACGGCATATTCCACCCAACCATTGACAACGCTCGTTGTCAGG tgGTACATTGTGGTATTCCACAGCGTGGGTCACGTCGTTTGAGAGTGATTTACACGGACAGTAATAATAGCTTGGAGCAATATAGTTATGGTTCCACACTCACTTACAGATGCATTGAGGGTTTCACACTGATTGGAAGGAACAGACGTCAATGTCAAGCCAATGGTGAATGGGAGGGCACCAAACCTCACTGCCAGAGAGACCGCAGCAGCAATA AGAAAATGTGTCAACCAACAGCTGATGTGCTCTGGAAGCCAGTGAAGACTGGCCGTAGTATTAGTATTGCAAATGAATGTCCTGCTGGACTTGCACCTCTAGATGATGTCACTACATGGACTTGCATGAGAAATGGCACGTGGAAACGAAGTCCAGCTACAGTGTCAtgtgttctttcttgcaaggaGCCTCTTCCTACTATTCGAGGTGCTAGAGTTATCCGGTCACGTAATAGGGGTGCGCGATTCATACAAGGAGATGAAGTTAGATACAAATGCAAGAAAAGGTTCACACAGGTAGGAGGAAACGCAACTCGAATCTGCTCGAATGGCCAATGGCAGGGACAAGACATAATTTGCTCTAAGGAAG AATTATGCAAACCGGTACGTCCCAAGAATGGATATTCTACCGCTATAAGCAGCCTGAGCAGTGTTCCTGGCGAGTACAGAAAGGGAGACATCGTCTTGTTTGATTGCAATTTTGGATATCGTCGGATTGGTTCAGCTGAGGCAGTGTGTGTAGGGCCATTGTGGAGGTTTTCTGATGGCGTGCCGCGATGCAAAAGAGCAGCGACGGATGATATGATCGCGCTTCTGAACTAA
- the LOC134187308 gene encoding presequence protease, mitochondrial-like codes for MWRTGQRRISRRWNFLFGAKTRPLHVEVNAAMPSKSAVALAEVKYKVGDKLHGFTVKRVSSVPELHLAAVQLVHDDTGAEHFHVAREDNNNVFAVAFRTVPMDSSGVAHILEHTTLCGSEKYPCRDPFFKMLTRSLSTYMNAWTFPDFTMYPFATQNAQDFKNLLAVYLDCAFFPTLSEMDFRQEGWRLEPEDLAKPDSQIIFKGVVYNEMKGVFSNAENLFETQLQRSILPSHTYSTSYGGDPPNIPDLTWSQLRDFHSRHYHPSNAKFYTYGNQPLEGHLEAINELALRRFTKVHTSTAIPNETRWSEPQVQEMACPFDPIAADPDKQTTVSVAFLLGSLADMDPAEVFVLNILCSLLIKGPNSPFYKSLIASNIGSDYAPSTGMHGHTKDAYFAVGLQGISRDDVERVRDVIRQTIDQVIEEGFDESRIESVLHSVELSLKHETSNFGLSLVSSLMSMWNHGAEPTSTLQIGDHIARFKENLAFPTYLQDKVKHYLKENQHNVTLIMSPTDDYQVELERKETEKRDTMLSHLSHDQKSRLYADALELLDYQSKQHDSSCLPSLTVADISKEGQTVTMEDLQPMGISLQFCPQPTNNVTYFRALSSITSLNDDLKPYVPLFSFIVTRIGAGNFDYQQMAQEIELRTGGLGVSAHVVSNPSDLNAFEQGVCFSSFCLDRNLPYMFSLWQDIFNSPDFQDVERIRTLVTMLAADMANSVADSGHAYAMSYSSRHLTPAAELAERFSGLQQVAFLKSIADQDDLQPLINKLTQIAVHVLDCTSMRCSINCVPEQADVIGAAMEGFLDGLPKNRDDPDAHVENDDFFRQTVQSHVVMPFNVNYTSKSIQTVPYTHEDSASLRILARLMSTKFLHREIREKGGAYGGGASSGSGVFQYFSYRDPNAVETFDVYNQCVDWAVEGSFADQDVDEAKLSVFSQIDSPVSPGTQGMTRFLKGITDQQQQEHRKRLFETTRQSLIQAAERYLAAGQRPSGETILGPNNEETMYDSRWTVIGEIGGTLESDV; via the exons ATGTGGCGCACAGGACAGCGTAGAATATCCAG AAGATGGAATTTTCTTTTTGGCGCAAAAACTCGACCTTTACATGTAGAAGTAAACGCAGCGATGCCATCAAAGTCTGCAGTTGCATTAGCAG AGGTGAAATACAAAGTTGGTGACAAGCTGCATGGTTTCACTGTAAAGAGAGTTTCGAGTGTACCAGAGCTTCATCTCGCTGCTGTCCAGCTTGTCCATGATGACACAGGAGCTGAGCATTTTCATGTGGCACGCGAAGATAATAACAATGTGTTTGCTGTTGCATTTCGAACTGTGCCGATGGATAGTAGTGGAGTGGCACACATACTGGAACATACAACCTTGTGTGGTTCTGAGAAATATCCATGTCGTGACCCGTTTTTCAAAATGCTTACACGATCTCTGTCAACATATATGAACGCTTGGACTT TTCCTGACTTTACGATGTATCCATTTGCCACTCAAAATGCACAGGACTTCAAGAACTTACTGGCTGTCTACCTAGACTGTGCATTCTTTCCTACATTGAGTGAAATGGATTTCAG GCAGGAAGGCTGGCGTCTTGAGCCAGAAGATTTAGCAAAACCCGACTCTCAGATTATTTTCAAAGGAGTTGTTTACAATGAAATGAAAGGAGTGTTT TCAAATGCAGAGAATCTGTTTGAAACTCAGTTGCAGCGTAGCATCTTGCCTAGTCATACGTACTCAACGTCTTATGGTGGCGACCCTCCTAACATCCCAGATCTAACA TGGTCTCAATTGAGAGACTTCCATTCACGCCACTACCATCCAAGTAATGCAAAGTTCTATACATATGGCAACCAGCCTCTTGAAGGTCACTTAGAGGCTATCAATGAACTGGCTTTGCGGAGGTTTACAAAGGTCCATACAAGCACTGCCATACCAAATGAAACGAGATGGTCTGAACCA CAAGTGCAAGAAATGGCTTGCCCGTTTGATCCAATCGCTGCTGATCCTGACAAGCAGACGACTGTTAGTGTTGCATTTTTGCTTGGAAG TCTTGCTGATATGGATCCTGCAGAGGTTTTTGTTCTCAACATTCTCTGTTCTCTTCTCATCAAAGGCCCAAATTCTCCATTTTACAAGTCTTTAATTGCATCTAATATTGGATCAGATTATGCTCCAAGCACTGG GATGCATGGTCACACAAAGGACGCTTATTTTGCAGTGGGTTTACAAGGTATTTCAAGGGATGATGTAGAGAGAGTTCGAGATGTAATACGTCAGACAATAGACCAAGTAATCGA agaAGGATTTGATGAATCTCGAATTGAGTCTGTCCTTCACTCTGTCGAGTTGTCACTGAAACATGAAACATCAAACTTTGGTCTCAGTCTTGTGTCA TCACTAATGTCAATGTGGAACCATGGAGCAGAACCAACATCAACACTTCAAATAGGAGACCATATTGCAAGGTTTAAG GAAAACCTTGCTTTTCCAACATATTTGCAAGACAAAGTTAAGCACTACTTGAAAGAAAATCAACATAATGTTACACTTATTATGTCTCCAACG GACGATTATCAGGTAGAACTGGAGAGGAAAGAAACTGAGAAACGAGACACTATGTTGTCCCACCTCTCACACGATCAGAAAAGTCGACTTTATGCAGATGCCCTTGAACTCCTTGACTATCAGAGTAAACAGCATGACAGTTCTTGCTTGCCATCACTCACAGTAGCAG ATATTTCTAAAGAAGGTCAAACTGTTACAATGGAAGATTTGCAGCCAA tGGGTATTTCGCTGCAGTTCTGTccacaaccaacaaacaatgTCACATATTTTAGAGCATTATCAAGCATAACATCTTTGAATGATGACTTGAAGCCATATGTTCCTTTGTTTTCATTTATTGTCACGCG GATTGGAGCTGGTAACTTTGACTACCAGCAAATGGCTCAAGAGATTGAACTTCGTACAGGTGGTTTAGGAGTATCAGCTCACGTTGTGAGTAATCCCAGTGACCTGAATGcttttgagcaa GGTGTATGTTTTTCATCATTTTGTCTTGATCGGAATCTACCttacatgttttctttgtgGCAAGACATCTTTAACTC ACCTGACTTTCAAGATGTTGAACGCATTAGAACTTTAGTGACAATGTTGGCTGCTGACATGGCCAACTCAGTTGCAGATAGTGGTCATGCATATGCTATGAGTTATTCATCTAGGCATCTCACACCAGCTGCAGAACTGGCAGAGAGGTTTTCTGGATTGCAGCAG GTTGCTTTTCTAAAATCTATTGCTGATCAAGATGACTTACAGCCACTCATCAATAAATTAACACAGATAGCAGTTCATGTTCTTGACTGCACGAGCATGAG ATGCTCAATCAATTGTGTTCCTGAACAAGCAGATGTGATAGGTGCTGCTATGGAGGGATTTCTTGATGGTTTGCCAAAGAACAGAGATGACCCCGATGCACACGTGGAG AATGATGACTTCTTTCGTCAAACAGTTCAAAGTCATGTGGTTATGCCTTTCAATGTAAATTACACAAGCAAATCTATTCAGACTGTTCCTTACACTCACGAAGACAGTGCCTC GTTGAGAATTTTAGCTCGACTTATGAGTACAAAGTTTTTGCATCGAGAAATTAG AGAGAAAGGAGGGGCTTATGGTGGTGGGGCTAGCAGTGGATCAGGTGTATTTCAGTACTTTTCATACAG AGATCCCAACGCTGTAGAGACTTTTGATGTGTACAATCAATGTGTTGATTGGGCTGTAGAAGGCTCTTTTGCTGACCAAGATGTGGATGAAGCAAAACTTTCTGTCTTTTCACAG ATTGATTCTCCTGTTTCCCCTGGTACACAAGGGATGACCAGGTTTCTGAAAGGGATCACTGACCAACAGCAGCAGGAACACAGGAAACGTCTCTTTGAAACAACAAGACAGAGCCTCATACAAGCTGCTGAAAG GTATCTAGCTGCAGGGCAAAGACCATCTGGAGAAACTATTTTAGGACCAAACAATGAGGAGACTATGTATGACTCTAGATGGACTGTAATAGGGGAGATTGGGGGAACATTAGAAAGTGATGTATAG
- the LOC134187310 gene encoding centrosomal protein of 57 kDa-like yields the protein MDSDTQASLWETKGVSSTALIQDRMIDEDDHAGDMSVDPSLLSLRQHPAEFGVEFGSAGEVLGTERVRPPIPRRSVEDTQSEAVVSAIKALQDKIRRLEMERTRAADRFKQLEHDVEEYQSKSHHRHLSHQQQETTLERDKEVVEDQLHAAESRCQLLEKQLDYMRKMVHNAESDRNQALERTRLLEQQSARQQKKSVGIDQDKLDGLERQHVKLSASQALTESRIRDLEGKLEEERHKRKLLQDYAAKLQTDAKTARILTSASCSRDKQHRTRTKSKSKKERSHKISKSASKVVTVKTDVQTKCHHIGSPGVPFVVGTSTTPSHSVSGNIQQALALMKHYNPAIRSRVSVEQPDLDRKHPSVRSQRKPIQVTASELSVVIADLTDEFGALQHEYNELARKIQDHDDSDSSHSRLDHLQQCMDDVVSRMESKSHSIQLLKQHKQQLRRQTKNQWQEEEVEDQRSKSLKRTVTLDGPGEVRVVTTVKSDNDKMDPRVANPKRNLQILKGMKTLQSQLQRDDLSWD from the exons ATGGACAGTGATACACAG GCGTCTCTCTGGGAGACGAAAGGCGTGAGTTCGACGGCGCTTATTCAAGATAGGATGATTGACGAGGATGATCACGCTGGAGATATGTCAGTAGATCCTTCTCTTTTATCGCTGAGACAGCATCCAGCGGAGTTTGGTGTTGAGTTTGGCAGTGCTGGTGAGGTGTTGGGCACCGAGAGAGTTAGACCGCCCATACCACGGAGATCAGTGGAGGAtacgcagagtgaag CTGTTGTCTCAGCTATAAAAGCTCTACAAGACAAAATCCGGAGACTTGAAATGGAGAGAACACGAGCTGCTGACAGATTCAAGCAGCTTGAGCACGACGTAGAAGAATACCAGTCGAAGTCACACCACAGACATCTTTCTCATCAGCAACAAGAGACGACACTagagagagacaaagaag TTGTGGAAGACCAGCTACATGCAGCCGAATCTCGCTGTCAGTTGCTTGAAAAGCAGCTTGATTACATGCGGAAAATGGTACATAATGCCGAGTCAGATCGAAATCAAGCTTTAGAACGGACAAGACTGCTTGAGCAGCAGTCAGCCAGACAACAGAAAAAGAGTGTGGGAATTGATCAAGATAAGCTGGATGGACTAGAAAGACAACACGTGAAACTTTCGGCTTCCCAAGCTCTCACCGAA AGTCGAATTCGAGATTTGGAAGGGAAGCTGGAAGAGGAGAGACACAAACGGAAATTATTACAGGATTATGCTGCAAAG CTACAGACGGATGCCAAAACAGCCAGGATCTTGACGTCTGCAAGTTGCAGTCGAGACAAGCAGCACAGAACAAGAACGAAATCAAAGAGCAAGAAGGAAAGATCTCATAAG ATCTCTAAGTCTGCTTCTAAAGTTGTAACAGTGAAGACTGACGTCCAAACTAAATGCCATCATATCGGCTCTCCTGGAGTTCCATTTGTCGTCGGCACGTCTACGACTCCTTCTCACTCGGTTAGTGGCAACATTCAGCAGGCTCTAGCGCTCATGAAACACTACAACCCTGCTATAAGGAGTCGTGTAAGCGTCGAGCAACCAGATTTGGACAGAAAACATCCGAGTGTTAGGAGTCAGAGAAAGCCGATCCAAGTGACTGCATCTGAACTATCGGTCGTTATAGCCGACTTGACTGATGAGTTTGGGGCGTTGCAGCA TGAATACAATGAATTGGCCAGGAAGATCCAAGATCATGATGATTCTGACAGCTCTCACTCTCGTCTTGACCATTTGCAGCAGTGTATGGACGACGTTGTATCTCGCATGGAATCCAAGAGCCACAGCATCCAGCTactcaaacaacacaaacagcaacttCGTCGCCAAACCAAAAACCAATGGCAAGAAGAAGAAGTAGAAGACCAAAGATCAAAATCTCTGAAACGTACGGTAACACTAGATGGTCCTGGCGAAGTCAGAGTTGTGACGACTGTCAAGTCGGACAATGACAAAATGGATCCACGTGTAGCCAACCCAAAGCGGAATTTACAGATATTGAAAGGTATGAAGACGTTGCAGAGTCAGCTACAACGGGATGATCTCAGTTGGGACTGA
- the LOC134187311 gene encoding cyclin-dependent kinase 1-like: MENYVKIEKIGEGTYGVVYKGRNKKTGQIVALKKIRLTSEEEGVPSTALREISLLKELQHPNVVKLEDILHQESKLYLVFEFVQYDLKRYIDSLPAGSSMDPMLVKSYTYQLLIGIGHCHCHRVLHRDLKPQNLLIDKNGALKLADFGLARAFGIPVRVYTHEVVTLWYRAPEILLGAQRYSTPMDVWSIGCIMAEMVTKRPIFHGDSEIDQLFRIFRTLGTPTEAEWPEVKSLPDYKPSFPRWSSQPLSKVVPGLDSLGLELLKKMLIYNPGKRISARQALLHPYFDDLSKAALPHMQQA, translated from the exons ATGGAGAACTACGTCAAAATCGAAAAAATTGGCGAAGGAACGTACGGCGTCGTGTACAAAGgaagaaacaagaaaacaggCCAAATTGTCGCTCTCAAGAAGATACGCTTGACGTCGGAAGAAGAGGGAGTTCCGAGCACGGCCTTGCGCGAAATCTCTTTGCTGAAAGAACTTCAACATCCCAACGTCGTCAA GCTGGAGGATATTCTTCACCAGGAGAGCAAACTGTATCTCGTATTTGAATTTGTTCAGTACGATCTGAAGAGGTATATCGACTCGTTGCCTGCAGGAAGTAGCATGGACCCAATGCTTGTgaag AGCTACACATATCAGCTTCTTATAGGAATTGGGCACTGTCACTGCCATCGAGTGCTGCACAGAGACCTAAAACCACAGAACCTTCTTATTGACAAGAACGGAGCTCTGAAACTGGCAGACTTTGGTTTGGCCAGAGCATTTGGAATTCCAGTCAGAGTCTACACACATGAG GTTGTGACTCTGTGGTATCGAGCACCTGAAATTCTGCTTGGTGCTCAACGATACTCAACTCCCATGGATGTTTGGAGTATTGGATGCATCATGGCTGAGATGGTGACAAAACGTCCCATCTTTCATGGAGACTCAGAGATTGACCAACTTTTCCGCATCTTTAG GACTCTTGGCACTCCAACTGAGGCGGAGTGGCCAGAAGTAAAATCTCTTCCTGATTACAAGCCATCGTTTCCCAGATGGTCTAGTCAACCGTTGAGCAAAGTTGTACCTGGACTAGATAGCTTGGGGCTTGAATTGCTAAAG AAAATGCTGATTTACAATCCAGGGAAGAGAATCTCAGCCAGACAAGCTCTGCTGCATCCATATTTTGATGATCTCAGCAAGGCTGCTCTCCCACACATGCAACAAGCATGA